From a single Nicotiana tomentosiformis chromosome 2, ASM39032v3, whole genome shotgun sequence genomic region:
- the LOC138904431 gene encoding uncharacterized protein, protein MAEDSELWDVIYDRPFVPTKNLGDPAIAIPKTRKEFNAADQKAVEKNFRAKKILVCGIGPDEYNRISASQSAKKICEALQTTHEGTTKVKQSKIDMLTTEYELFRMKDDESIQDMHTRFTSIINELHSLGEIIPRNKLVRKILSVLPSSWESKVNAITEAKDLQELTIDELVGNLKIYEMKKKKKKKRTQEREELGPQDGQQ, encoded by the coding sequence atggctgaagattctGAGCTATGGGATGTCATATATGACAGACCCTTCGTCCCTACCAAGAACCTTGGCGACCCAGCTATAGCCATTCCCAAGACAAGGAAGGAATTCAATGCTGCTGATCAAAAGGCGGTAGAGAAGAAttttcgtgcaaagaaaattcttgtttgTGGTATTGGTCCTGACGAATACAACAGGATATCAGCAAGTCAGTCAGCCAAGAAAATTTGTGAAGCCCTTCAGACAACTCATGAAGGAACAACAAAGGTGAAGCAATCTAAGATCGACATGCTCACAACTGAATACGAGCTCTTCAGGATGAAAGACGATGAATCCATCCAAGATATGCATACTCGGTTCACCTCTATCATCAATGAGCTTCACTCTCTTGGTGAAATCATTCCAAGAAACAAGCTTGTCAGAAAAATCCTTAGTGTGCTACCCAGCTCTTGGGAAAGCAAAGTGAACGCTATTACAGAGGCGAAAGACTTGCAGGAGCTAACTATTGATGAGCTTGTTGGCAATCTGAAAatatatgaaatgaagaagaagaagaagaagaagagaacccAAGAGAGAGAAGAACTTGGTCCTCAAGACGGGCAACAAtga